The DNA region CTCGTCCGCGTCCGCGTCGCCCTCGTCGGACTCGGCGTCCTCGTCGGTCCCCTCGGCTTCGACTTCCTCGGGGTCGGCGGCGCCGGCCTCGACGGCCTCGTCGGCCTCGACGTCTTCGAGGTCCTCGTCGGTGTCACCGGGCGCGTCGACGTCCTGGCCCTGGTCCTCGATGTCGGTCGGGCGCTCGTCGGCGGCCGGCTCGGACTCCTCGTCCTCGCTCTCGGCTTCTTCCTCCTCGCCGGCCCACTCGAGATCGCGGGACTCGCGGCCGAGGTTGGCGTTCTTCTCGCACTTCGAGGAGCAGTAGTGGATGGTCGAGCCGTTGGTGCGGACGAACATGGTGCCCGTCCCGGGCTCGATGTCGGTGCCGCAGTAGTCGCATTCGCGCGTTCGTGGCATTATTGGCCCCCGATCTGGTCGGCCTCGCGCGCGGTCTCGCGGAGCTGGAGCACGTCGCCCTCCCGGACCGGCCCGAGGACGTTTCGCGTGATGATGCGGCCCTGGTTCTCGCCGCCGCGGATCCGGCACTTGACCTGCATGGCCTCGCCGTGCATCCCCGTGCGGCCCACGACTTCGATGACTTCGGCGGCCGTGGAACCGCCGTCTCCGTCGGATTCTTCAGCAGACATACCGGGTCACCTACCGGAGTTCCTCGACCTTGCCGGCGATGTCGTCGACGTCGCCCTGGGCGTCGCCCGCGTCGACGATGGCGGCCGCGGCGCTGCCGACCTCGAGGCCGGCCGCGTGGCCCACGTCGTCCTGCGTGCCGATGAAGACGAACGGGATGTCCTTCTCGTCGGCCAGCTCGGGCAGGTGCATGACGATCTCCTCGGGCTGGACGTCCTCGGCGACGAAGACGAGCTCGGCGTTGCCGCGCTCGACGGCCTTGGTCGTCTCGTTGGTTCCCTTCTTCACGGTGCCTGTGTCTCGTGCGACCTCGAGGGCCTCGAGGGCGTCGTCCTCGAGGTCCGCGGGCACGTCGAAATCTACGTATACTGGCATTTGTGGATCACCTCCCGCGCGTGGGCTCGCGCTCCCCCGCCGGTCCGGGCCGGGCCCGGGCGCCGCGAGAAAATCGCGGCGGAATATCCTGAGAGGCTAGGAGCATCATCAACCCCGCACGGGCTGTACACCCATCTGGCAGAGGAGTACTAAAAGCCCTTTCGAAGACGAACCCGCGTGCGAGCAGCCTGCACACGACACGCCCGCTCGCGCCCGTCGTCTGGCAGATCCTCGACACACTCCTCGGCCGGGGTCGCGCTCGGTGCGACCGGCCGTTCGGGACCGTCGGTCCCCGCCGGGTACCGCCTCGCGGCCGACCGGCGGCCGGTCCGATCGGCGGTTCTTTGCCCCTCGACGGCCGACCGGGAGGTATGACCGTCGGTCGCGTCGCGAGCGCGCTCCGCGAGGAGGCCCGCGCCACCAACGAGCGACGGCTGCTCGTCCTTTCGGGAGAGGGGGACACCACGCGCGAAGCCGCCGAGCGGGCGCTCGACGCGGCCGACATCGACTCGCGAGACGTGACCTACCTCGGCGACGCCGAGGGAACGCCCTGGGAGCGGGTCCCGCCGGCCCGTGCGGGCGACCTGCTCGGGACAACCCGCGGCGCGCTCGTGGTGGACTGCCACGAGGCGTGTCGTCCCAACGCCCTCGGGCGATCGGTGGGGGCCGTCGACGGCGGCGGCCTCCTTGTCCTCTGTACCCCGCCGCTCGACGCCTGGCCCGACCGCCGCGACGCATTCGACGAGACGCTGGCCGTCCCGCCGTTCGAGGTGTCGGACGTGGCCGGCAACTTCCGGCGCCGGCTGGTCGAGTTGCTCCGCGCCCACCCCGGGGTCGCCGTCGTCGACGTGGGCGACGGAGCAGGGGACCCGACCGTCGAGCGCGACGGGCTGACCGACCCCGCGCCGCGCCGCCCGCCCGACCCGCCGGCGGTCCCCGACGACCCCGCGTTCCCGGCGGCCGTCTACGAGCGGTGCCGGACCGACGATCAGGTGACGGCCGTCGAATCCCTAGAGGCGCTCGCCGAGCCCGGCAACGCCGTCGTCATCGAGGCCGACCGCGGGCGCGGGAAGTCCAGCGCCGCCGGCCTCGCCGCGGGCGCGCTCGCGCTCGACGGGCGGGACGTGCTCGTGACCGCGCCGCAGTACCGGAGTGCGGCGGCGGTCTTCGCCCGCGCCCGCGAGGTGCTGGTCGATGCGGGGGCCCTCGCCGGCGACCCCGACGAGTCCGGTCCGAAACTGCTGACGGTCGAAGGTGACGGCAGCGCCGATACCGACGGTTCGGCCGGCCGCGTCCGCTTCGAGAAACCGACCGACGCGGCCGAGTTGCCGGACGACCCCGACGCCGTCGTGGTCGACGAGGCCGCGGCGCTGCCCGTGCGGCTGCTCGAACGGTTCCTCGACGCGCCGGCGGCGGCGTTCACCACGACGGTCCACGGCTACGAGGGCGCCGGCCGGGGGTTCTCCGTCCGGTTCCGCGACCGCCTGGCCGACAGCGACTTCGAGGTGACGGACGCCTCGATGACCGACCCGATCCGCTACGCCGCCGGCGACCCCGTGGAGGTGTGGGCCTTCCGCGCGCTCCTGCTCGACGCCAGCCCCGCCGTCGACCCGCTCGTGGAAGGCGCCGGCGTCGGGGCGAACGAGGGCGAGAGCGCCGACTCGCTCGCCTACCGCGCGTTCGACGCCGCCGACCTGCTGGCCGACGAGCACCTGCTCCGGGAGGTCTTCGGGCTGCTCGTCGCCGCCCACTACCGCACGGAGCCGTCGGACCTGGCCCGCCTGCTCGACGCGCCGAACGTGGCCGTCCGCGCGCTCACCCACGGGGGCCACGTCGTCTCGGTCGCGCTGCTGGCCCGCGAGGGGGACCTCCCCGCGGACCTGCGGGCGCGCATGTACGAGGGCGGCCGGGTGCGGGGGAACATGATCCCCGACGTGCTGACGAGCCAGTTGCGCGACGAGCGGGCGGGGATCCCGGAGGGGCTGCGCGTGCTCCGGATCGCGACCCACCACGCCGTCCGCTCGCGCGGCCTCGGCT from Halosimplex halophilum includes:
- the tmcA gene encoding tRNA(Met) cytidine acetyltransferase TmcA, producing MTVGRVASALREEARATNERRLLVLSGEGDTTREAAERALDAADIDSRDVTYLGDAEGTPWERVPPARAGDLLGTTRGALVVDCHEACRPNALGRSVGAVDGGGLLVLCTPPLDAWPDRRDAFDETLAVPPFEVSDVAGNFRRRLVELLRAHPGVAVVDVGDGAGDPTVERDGLTDPAPRRPPDPPAVPDDPAFPAAVYERCRTDDQVTAVESLEALAEPGNAVVIEADRGRGKSSAAGLAAGALALDGRDVLVTAPQYRSAAAVFARAREVLVDAGALAGDPDESGPKLLTVEGDGSADTDGSAGRVRFEKPTDAAELPDDPDAVVVDEAAALPVRLLERFLDAPAAAFTTTVHGYEGAGRGFSVRFRDRLADSDFEVTDASMTDPIRYAAGDPVEVWAFRALLLDASPAVDPLVEGAGVGANEGESADSLAYRAFDAADLLADEHLLREVFGLLVAAHYRTEPSDLARLLDAPNVAVRALTHGGHVVSVALLAREGDLPADLRARMYEGGRVRGNMIPDVLTSQLRDERAGIPEGLRVLRIATHHAVRSRGLGSRLLAEIRGEFADDVDWLGTGYGATPELLAFWQRNGYATVHLSTTRNDASGEYSAVMLDPASDAGRELADRHSRWFVDRVGAMLSDPLDDMDPDVVRAALRSVDATPDLDLSEWEWRLLAGTVGGAGIFDTSPRPLRRLTVRYLTEAGPTGDGGEDDDPNGALLDPRQERLLVRKALQGHPWGAVADELGFHSHGQCMRALGAATRPLLSRFGGSKVAAELERFE
- a CDS encoding 50S ribosomal protein L24e: MPRTRECDYCGTDIEPGTGTMFVRTNGSTIHYCSSKCEKNANLGRESRDLEWAGEEEEAESEDEESEPAADERPTDIEDQGQDVDAPGDTDEDLEDVEADEAVEAGAADPEEVEAEGTDEDAESDEGDADADEESDEGDTDEEEAEAR
- the rpl7ae gene encoding 50S ribosomal protein L7Ae — protein: MPVYVDFDVPADLEDDALEALEVARDTGTVKKGTNETTKAVERGNAELVFVAEDVQPEEIVMHLPELADEKDIPFVFIGTQDDVGHAAGLEVGSAAAAIVDAGDAQGDVDDIAGKVEELR
- a CDS encoding 30S ribosomal protein S28e → MSAEESDGDGGSTAAEVIEVVGRTGMHGEAMQVKCRIRGGENQGRIITRNVLGPVREGDVLQLRETAREADQIGGQ